A genomic region of Catalinimonas niigatensis contains the following coding sequences:
- the rplO gene encoding 50S ribosomal protein L15 — translation MDLHTIKPAKGSVKTKKRLGRGIGSGFGGTASRGHKGAKSRSGYKKKAGFEGGQMPLQRRVPKFGFRNPNRVEYNAINIGQLQILSEKIGETALSIDTLKKYGLVGKNDKVKILGSGELSAKLEVEAHAFSASAEEAISAAGGSVKKL, via the coding sequence ATGGATTTGCATACAATAAAGCCTGCTAAAGGTTCTGTTAAGACTAAGAAAAGATTAGGAAGAGGTATCGGTTCTGGATTTGGCGGTACTGCTTCAAGAGGCCACAAAGGAGCTAAATCAAGATCTGGTTACAAGAAAAAAGCTGGTTTTGAAGGTGGTCAGATGCCTTTACAGCGTAGAGTGCCCAAATTTGGTTTTAGAAATCCTAATAGAGTTGAATATAATGCCATCAATATTGGCCAGCTTCAAATTTTATCTGAAAAGATAGGGGAGACTGCTCTGTCAATAGATACTTTAAAAAAGTATGGTCTAGTAGGAAAGAACGATAAAGTTAAGATTTTAGGCAGTGGGGAGCTTTCTGCTAAATTAGAAGTTGAAGCCCATGCTTTTTCTGCATCGGCTGAAGAAGCCATATCAGCAGCAGGAGGGTCAGTCAAAAAACTTTAG
- the rpmD gene encoding 50S ribosomal protein L30: MAKIRITQVKSAIKRPKNQKATIKALGLGKINKTVEVENTPQINGMVIKVSHLVNVTEA, translated from the coding sequence ATGGCAAAAATTAGAATTACCCAGGTTAAGAGTGCGATAAAGCGTCCTAAAAATCAAAAGGCTACTATAAAAGCTTTGGGTTTGGGGAAAATAAATAAGACCGTTGAAGTAGAAAATACTCCTCAAATCAACGGTATGGTTATTAAAGTATCTCATTTAGTTAACGTTACTGAAGCTTAA
- the rpsE gene encoding 30S ribosomal protein S5 produces the protein MAQNVRSVKASEIDLKERVVAIKRVAKVVKGGRRFSFAAIVVVGNGDGVVGYGLGKANEVTDAITKGVDDAKKNLLKVPVLKGTIPHATLGKYGGGFVLIKPASPGTGVIAGGAMRAVLESAGVHDVLAKSKGSSNPHNVVKATFDALANMRDPYAVAEQRGVTLEKVFNG, from the coding sequence ATGGCACAAAACGTAAGATCAGTAAAAGCGAGTGAAATAGACCTCAAAGAGCGTGTTGTAGCTATTAAAAGAGTTGCAAAAGTAGTTAAAGGAGGTAGAAGATTTAGTTTCGCGGCAATTGTTGTAGTTGGTAATGGTGATGGTGTAGTAGGGTATGGATTGGGTAAAGCCAATGAGGTGACTGATGCAATCACTAAAGGAGTGGATGATGCTAAGAAAAACCTTCTTAAAGTACCTGTTTTGAAAGGTACTATACCTCATGCAACACTAGGCAAGTACGGTGGAGGATTTGTACTTATAAAGCCAGCATCTCCTGGTACTGGAGTTATTGCAGGTGGTGCTATGCGCGCTGTTTTAGAGAGTGCGGGTGTACATGACGTTTTAGCTAAATCAAAAGGCTCTTCTAATCCCCATAATGTGGTAAAAGCTACATTTGATGCTTTAGCTAATATGAGAGATCCTTATGCAGTAGCCGAGCAAAGAGGTGTTACTTTGGAAAAAGTTTTTAACGGTTGA
- the rplR gene encoding 50S ribosomal protein L18 produces the protein MAVTNKKLQRRQRIKKSIRRKLSGTSERPRLSVYKSNKAIYAQIINDEVGNTMAHATSLEINTANATIDIAKEVGKKLAEKAIANGISQVVFDRGGYIYHGKVKALAEGAREGGLKF, from the coding sequence ATGGCTGTTACTAATAAAAAGCTTCAAAGAAGACAAAGAATAAAAAAGAGTATACGTCGGAAGTTAAGTGGTACTTCTGAGCGGCCTCGTTTGTCAGTTTATAAAAGTAATAAAGCGATATACGCCCAGATTATCAATGACGAAGTAGGCAATACTATGGCTCATGCTACGTCTTTAGAAATAAATACTGCAAATGCTACTATTGATATAGCAAAAGAAGTAGGGAAAAAATTGGCCGAAAAAGCAATTGCTAACGGAATCTCTCAGGTAGTCTTTGACAGAGGTGGTTATATTTATCATGGTAAAGTTAAAGCATTAGCTGAAGGCGCTAGAGAGGGAGGATTAAAATTTTAA
- the rplF gene encoding 50S ribosomal protein L6, with translation MSRIGKLPIDIPQGVTVSNDKNVITAKGPKGELKQSVDKDIDVKIEEGKITLVRPTDQKRHKALHGLYRALIHNMIEGVNKGYQKQLELVGVGYRATVQQNVIELNLGYSHNIFLGLPEGVSASAETAKGKNPTITLDSHDKQLIGQVAAKIKSLRPVEPYKGKGVRFVGEKIRRKAGKTASK, from the coding sequence ATGTCACGTATAGGAAAGTTGCCCATAGATATACCGCAAGGAGTTACTGTTAGTAATGATAAAAATGTGATTACTGCCAAGGGTCCTAAAGGAGAATTAAAGCAGTCAGTGGATAAAGACATTGATGTAAAGATTGAAGAGGGAAAAATCACTTTGGTAAGACCCACTGATCAGAAAAGACATAAAGCTTTGCATGGCTTATATAGAGCTCTAATTCATAACATGATAGAAGGAGTAAATAAAGGCTATCAAAAGCAGTTAGAATTAGTTGGAGTAGGATATCGTGCTACAGTGCAGCAAAATGTGATTGAATTAAATTTAGGTTATTCCCACAATATATTTTTGGGTTTACCCGAGGGTGTAAGTGCTTCAGCTGAAACTGCAAAAGGAAAGAATCCAACAATTACTCTGGATAGTCATGATAAGCAGCTTATTGGTCAGGTAGCTGCCAAAATCAAATCTCTGAGACCAGTAGAGCCTTACAAAGGTAAGGGAGTCAGATTTGTTGGAGAGAAAATAAGACGTAAGGCTGGTAAGACAGCAAGTAAATAA
- the rpsH gene encoding 30S ribosomal protein S8 → MITDPISDYLTRVRNAIKARHRIVEIPASNIKKEITKVLHDKGYIQNYKFEDGVNYQGVIKIALKYNPKNKNSAIVHLERISKPGLRKYAKAENLPRVLNGLGLAILSTSKGVITDKEARELNIGGEILCYVY, encoded by the coding sequence ATGATAACGGATCCCATATCAGATTATTTGACAAGAGTCAGAAACGCTATAAAAGCTAGACATAGAATCGTTGAAATACCAGCTTCTAATATTAAGAAGGAAATCACCAAGGTGCTTCACGATAAGGGATATATTCAGAACTATAAGTTTGAAGATGGTGTGAATTATCAGGGAGTAATTAAGATAGCGCTTAAATATAATCCTAAAAATAAAAACTCAGCCATTGTACATTTAGAGAGGATCAGTAAACCTGGTCTAAGGAAATATGCAAAAGCTGAAAATTTGCCTCGTGTCCTTAATGGACTGGGTTTGGCAATTTTGTCTACTTCTAAAGGAGTAATTACCGATAAAGAAGCTAGAGAGCTGAATATTGGTGGTGAGATTCTTTGTTACGTCTATTAA
- the rpsN gene encoding 30S ribosomal protein S14 yields the protein MARTSVIARERKRKRLVEKYAQKRAELKANGDYEALDKLPKNASPVRLHNRCKLTGRPRGYMRKFGISRVTFREMASNGKIPGITKASW from the coding sequence ATGGCGAGAACATCAGTAATTGCAAGAGAAAGAAAAAGAAAAAGATTAGTAGAAAAGTATGCTCAGAAGAGAGCAGAGCTGAAAGCTAATGGTGATTATGAAGCGCTGGATAAGTTACCAAAAAATGCTTCCCCAGTTCGTTTACACAATCGCTGTAAGTTAACAGGAAGACCAAGAGGTTATATGAGAAAGTTTGGTATCTCAAGAGTTACGTTTAGAGAGATGGCTTCTAACGGAAAAATACCAGGCATTACTAAAGCAAGTTGGTAA
- the rplE gene encoding 50S ribosomal protein L5 codes for MAATETYKPRLKEKYQEDIIPALREKFGYKSIMQVPKIEKICINKGIGAAVADKKLVDVGVEELSTITGQKAVPTYAKKSVSNFKLREGMPIGAKVTLRGNRMYEFLDRLLNVALPRVRDFRGVNDKGFDGRGNYTLGVKEQIIFPEISIDKVNRISGMDITFVTNANTDEECYELLKSMGMPFANSSSSNNR; via the coding sequence ATGGCAGCTACAGAAACATATAAACCAAGGCTTAAGGAAAAATATCAGGAAGATATTATACCTGCTTTGCGTGAAAAATTCGGATATAAATCCATCATGCAAGTTCCCAAAATTGAAAAAATTTGTATTAACAAAGGAATTGGAGCTGCAGTAGCGGATAAGAAATTGGTAGATGTAGGAGTAGAAGAATTATCTACTATCACCGGCCAAAAAGCAGTACCTACTTATGCAAAAAAATCAGTTTCTAACTTTAAGTTACGTGAAGGAATGCCGATTGGAGCAAAAGTGACTTTGAGAGGAAACAGAATGTATGAATTTCTGGATCGCCTTCTGAATGTTGCGCTGCCCCGGGTAAGAGATTTTAGAGGAGTAAATGATAAAGGATTTGACGGAAGAGGTAATTATACGTTAGGCGTAAAAGAACAAATTATTTTTCCAGAAATTAGCATTGACAAAGTCAATCGCATTTCAGGCATGGACATAACGTTTGTGACTAATGCTAATACAGATGAGGAATGTTATGAGTTGTTGAAGTCAATGGGAATGCCTTTTGCTAACAGCTCAAGCTCAAATAATCGATAA
- the rplX gene encoding 50S ribosomal protein L24 has translation MKTFKKKLHIKKDDTVKVIAGNHKGRTAKVLEVFPEKNKAIVEGINLVTKHVKPSAQNPEGGRNEKEAAIHVSKLMLVDPSTGEPTRVGRKQNDKGKLQRYSKKTGEFI, from the coding sequence ATGAAAACTTTTAAGAAAAAGCTACACATCAAGAAGGACGATACAGTTAAGGTAATTGCTGGTAATCATAAAGGACGTACAGCAAAAGTATTGGAGGTATTTCCTGAAAAGAATAAAGCTATTGTAGAAGGAATTAATTTGGTTACAAAGCATGTTAAGCCTTCTGCACAGAACCCTGAGGGAGGAAGAAATGAAAAAGAAGCGGCAATTCATGTAAGCAAACTTATGTTGGTAGATCCTTCTACGGGAGAACCTACACGTGTTGGCCGAAAGCAAAATGATAAAGGCAAGCTTCAGAGGTATTCTAAGAAAACCGGTGAATTTATTTAA
- the rplN gene encoding 50S ribosomal protein L14 — protein sequence MIQQESRLNVADNSGAKEVLCIRVLGGTGKRYASVGDKIIVTVKSALSSSSLKKGTVSRAVIVRVKKEIRRKDGSYIRFEENAAVLLNANDEPRGTRIFGPVARELREKQFMKIVSLAPEVL from the coding sequence ATGATACAGCAAGAATCTAGATTGAATGTAGCGGACAATAGCGGTGCAAAGGAAGTCCTTTGTATCCGTGTATTAGGCGGAACAGGTAAAAGGTACGCCTCCGTCGGTGATAAAATTATTGTTACCGTAAAATCTGCCCTTTCCTCAAGCAGTTTGAAAAAAGGAACTGTTTCAAGAGCCGTGATTGTAAGAGTTAAAAAAGAAATCCGTAGAAAGGATGGTTCTTATATCCGTTTTGAGGAAAATGCGGCAGTGTTGCTTAATGCTAATGACGAACCTCGTGGCACACGTATATTCGGCCCTGTTGCTCGTGAATTGCGCGAGAAGCAGTTTATGAAAATTGTTTCACTTGCACCAGAAGTTTTATAA
- the rpsQ gene encoding 30S ribosomal protein S17 translates to MSTERNLRKERIGLVVSNKMDKSITIAVQRKLKHPMYGKFIGKTTKLMAHDEKNECGIGDTVKIMETRPLSKRKRWRLLEVIERAK, encoded by the coding sequence ATGAGTACCGAAAGAAATTTAAGAAAAGAAAGAATTGGTTTGGTTGTTAGCAACAAAATGGATAAGTCTATTACTATTGCTGTGCAGAGAAAGCTTAAGCATCCTATGTATGGAAAGTTCATAGGCAAGACAACCAAGTTGATGGCTCATGATGAAAAAAATGAGTGTGGTATCGGAGATACAGTTAAAATAATGGAAACGAGGCCGCTTAGTAAAAGAAAGCGCTGGCGTTTATTAGAAGTCATAGAAAGAGCCAAATAA
- the rpmC gene encoding 50S ribosomal protein L29, whose product MKNSEIKSLNKEELLEKLEAEKETLLKLKFAHGISPIENPMKIRVSRKLIARLKTELRAKELVK is encoded by the coding sequence ATGAAAAATTCAGAAATTAAATCTCTTAACAAAGAAGAGCTGCTTGAAAAGTTAGAAGCAGAAAAAGAAACGCTCCTGAAGCTAAAATTTGCGCACGGTATTTCTCCTATTGAGAATCCTATGAAAATACGCGTCTCCCGCAAACTCATAGCTCGTTTAAAAACAGAATTAAGAGCCAAAGAATTAGTTAAATAA
- the rplP gene encoding 50S ribosomal protein L16: MLQPKRTKYRKKQKGRVKGIAQRGHTIAFGNFALKTLEPGWINSRQIEAARIAMTRFMKREGQVWIRIFPDKPITKKPAEVRMGKGKGAPEYWVAVIKPGHILFELTGVSTAVAQEALRLAAQKLPVKTKFSVRRDYAGL; the protein is encoded by the coding sequence ATGTTACAGCCGAAAAGAACTAAATATAGAAAAAAGCAAAAAGGAAGAGTAAAAGGTATTGCACAAAGAGGGCATACCATTGCATTCGGAAATTTTGCTCTGAAAACCTTAGAACCGGGCTGGATTAACAGCCGTCAAATTGAGGCCGCTCGTATTGCCATGACCCGATTTATGAAAAGAGAGGGACAAGTATGGATACGGATTTTTCCTGATAAGCCGATAACCAAAAAACCAGCGGAAGTACGTATGGGTAAAGGTAAAGGAGCTCCTGAATATTGGGTAGCTGTAATCAAGCCAGGACATATCCTATTCGAGCTAACAGGTGTAAGTACAGCAGTAGCTCAGGAAGCATTGAGATTGGCTGCGCAAAAGCTACCTGTAAAGACAAAATTTAGTGTACGTAGAGATTACGCCGGACTATAG
- the rpsC gene encoding 30S ribosomal protein S3: MGQKINPIGFRLGIVKGWDSNWYGGKDFSSKLVEDHEIRKYIDARLPRGGISKVVIERTIKRITLTIHTARPGVVIGKGGSEVDRLKEELKKLTGKEVQINIYEIKRPELDAKLIGASIAQQLAARISYRRAMKQALASAVRVGAQGIKIKVSGRLGGAEMARTEQYKEGRIPLHTLRADIDYAISEAQTVYGKIGVKVWVFKGEVYGKRDLSPNVGTQQQSSGAGNSGGGGRGERRNRRRKK, from the coding sequence ATGGGACAGAAAATAAACCCTATAGGTTTTAGGCTAGGCATCGTAAAAGGTTGGGATTCTAACTGGTACGGTGGAAAGGATTTCTCCAGCAAACTAGTTGAAGACCATGAAATAAGAAAATATATAGACGCTCGTCTGCCCAGAGGAGGTATTTCTAAAGTTGTAATTGAGCGCACTATCAAAAGAATTACTTTAACTATACATACTGCGCGTCCTGGTGTGGTGATAGGTAAAGGAGGTTCTGAAGTAGACCGTCTTAAAGAAGAACTAAAGAAGTTGACTGGTAAAGAAGTACAGATCAACATCTATGAAATTAAACGTCCAGAACTTGATGCTAAACTTATTGGAGCCTCTATCGCGCAACAATTAGCTGCACGTATCTCATATCGTAGAGCGATGAAACAAGCTTTGGCATCTGCTGTACGAGTAGGTGCACAGGGAATTAAGATCAAAGTTTCTGGCAGGTTAGGAGGTGCTGAAATGGCACGTACAGAGCAATACAAAGAAGGGAGAATTCCTCTTCATACTTTAAGAGCAGATATAGATTATGCGATTTCTGAAGCTCAAACAGTATATGGTAAGATTGGCGTGAAGGTATGGGTCTTTAAAGGAGAAGTCTATGGTAAAAGAGATCTTTCACCAAATGTAGGAACTCAACAGCAGAGCAGTGGTGCAGGAAATAGCGGTGGTGGAGGTAGAGGTGAAAGAAGAAATAGAAGAAGAAAAAAATAA
- the rplV gene encoding 50S ribosomal protein L22 gives MEAIAKLNNVPTPPRKMRLVANMIRGRKVSEALNMLKFEAKQGAPKMEKLLLSAIANWQERNEDARLEDADLFVKEVRVDGGRMLKRLRPAPQGRAHRIRKRSNHITLVVDSRNEGEGTTTDSKE, from the coding sequence ATGGAAGCAATAGCCAAGTTAAATAATGTGCCAACTCCTCCGCGTAAAATGCGCCTTGTAGCGAATATGATTCGTGGACGCAAAGTTAGCGAAGCACTCAATATGTTGAAATTTGAAGCCAAACAAGGGGCTCCAAAAATGGAGAAATTGTTGTTGTCTGCTATAGCCAACTGGCAAGAAAGAAATGAAGATGCCAGATTAGAGGATGCTGATCTATTTGTAAAAGAAGTGAGGGTTGATGGAGGAAGGATGTTAAAGAGGTTAAGACCCGCACCACAAGGTCGTGCGCATAGAATTCGTAAGCGTTCTAATCATATCACATTGGTGGTAGATAGTCGTAATGAAGGGGAAGGAACAACAACTGATAGCAAAGAGTAA
- the rpsS gene encoding 30S ribosomal protein S19 — translation MARSLKKGPYIDFRLEKKVDTMNQSNKKSVIKTWSRRSMVSPDFVGHTFAVHNGNKFIPVYVTENMVGHKLGEFAPTRNFRGHISKKDKGKR, via the coding sequence ATGGCACGCTCTCTAAAAAAAGGACCCTATATAGATTTCCGTTTGGAGAAAAAGGTTGATACAATGAATCAATCTAATAAAAAATCAGTGATTAAAACCTGGTCACGTCGTTCCATGGTTTCTCCAGATTTTGTTGGGCATACCTTTGCAGTACATAATGGAAACAAATTTATTCCGGTTTATGTAACTGAAAATATGGTAGGTCATAAATTAGGAGAGTTTGCTCCAACCAGAAATTTCCGAGGACACATCTCTAAGAAAGATAAAGGTAAAAGATAA
- the rplB gene encoding 50S ribosomal protein L2, translating to MAIKKLRPITPGQRHRLAPDFADVSKKEPEKSLLVTLKKSGGRNNQGRMTMRYLGGGHKRKIRVIDFKRNKHDVPATVKAIEYDPNRSARLALLFYADGSKSYILAPVGIEVGQQVISGEAVAPEVGNALPLSSIPLGTILHNIELHPGKGGQMARSAGAYAQLLAREGKYATLKLPSGEMRMVLSTCIATVGSVSNVDHMNVVDGKAGRNRWKGRRPRVRGVVMNPVDHPMGGGEGRATGGHPRSRNGIKAKGQKTRTPKKYSNRLIISRKKR from the coding sequence ATGGCGATAAAGAAATTAAGGCCGATAACTCCAGGACAAAGACATAGATTAGCGCCCGATTTTGCTGATGTTAGTAAAAAGGAGCCGGAAAAGTCTTTGCTTGTTACTTTAAAGAAATCGGGAGGTAGGAATAACCAAGGTCGCATGACAATGCGTTATCTTGGGGGTGGACATAAAAGGAAAATTCGTGTAATTGACTTTAAAAGGAATAAGCATGATGTCCCTGCTACCGTAAAAGCCATTGAATATGATCCGAATCGTTCGGCTCGTCTGGCGTTACTTTTTTATGCAGATGGTAGTAAATCTTACATTCTGGCACCGGTAGGAATAGAAGTGGGTCAGCAAGTGATATCCGGAGAAGCAGTTGCTCCAGAAGTTGGAAACGCATTACCCCTTTCATCAATTCCTTTGGGTACAATCCTTCATAATATTGAGTTGCATCCTGGTAAGGGGGGACAAATGGCAAGGAGTGCGGGGGCATATGCACAACTACTTGCACGTGAAGGAAAATATGCTACCCTTAAACTGCCCTCTGGTGAAATGAGAATGGTGTTGAGTACTTGTATTGCTACAGTAGGTTCAGTATCCAATGTGGATCACATGAATGTAGTAGATGGTAAAGCTGGTAGAAACAGGTGGAAAGGAAGAAGACCCAGAGTAAGAGGTGTTGTAATGAACCCAGTGGATCACCCTATGGGTGGTGGTGAAGGTAGAGCTACAGGTGGTCACCCTCGTTCCAGAAATGGTATCAAGGCTAAAGGACAAAAAACCAGAACCCCTAAGAAGTATTCAAATCGTTTAATCATTAGCAGAAAGAAAAGATAA
- the rplW gene encoding 50S ribosomal protein L23: MEVLKKPLVTEKISGQNESGKYGFVVDRRANKLQIREAIEKMYGVTVEKVRTMNYQGKEKSRYTKTKVVSGRKPSFKKAIVQVAEGEIIDFYSGI; encoded by the coding sequence ATGGAAGTTTTAAAGAAACCTCTGGTAACAGAAAAAATCTCAGGGCAAAACGAAAGTGGCAAATATGGGTTTGTGGTAGATCGCAGGGCCAATAAGTTGCAAATTCGTGAAGCTATTGAAAAAATGTACGGAGTTACTGTAGAGAAAGTCCGTACCATGAATTATCAGGGCAAAGAGAAAAGTCGCTATACCAAAACCAAGGTAGTTAGTGGAAGAAAGCCCTCCTTTAAAAAAGCTATTGTACAAGTAGCAGAAGGAGAAATTATAGATTTTTATAGTGGAATATAA
- the rplD gene encoding 50S ribosomal protein L4 — protein sequence MKVNVKNISGEDTGKSVELIDDIYGVEPNDHAVYLDVKQYLANQRQGTHKSKERAEIAGSTRKIKRQKGTGTARAGSIKSPVFRGGGRVFGPRPRDYSFKLNKKLKKLARRTALSYKAKAERVTVLENFNLDAPKTKSFLNILHALSVQQEKSLVVLDNVSANVYLSSRNIPNTKVVTVDKLNTYEIMNANHLILSEGAVEKIESLFNSKATA from the coding sequence ATGAAAGTTAATGTAAAAAATATCAGCGGAGAAGATACCGGCAAATCAGTGGAACTGATTGATGATATCTATGGTGTAGAGCCAAATGATCATGCCGTGTACCTTGATGTAAAGCAATACCTTGCTAACCAAAGACAGGGCACTCATAAATCTAAAGAAAGGGCTGAGATCGCAGGATCTACCAGAAAGATTAAAAGACAAAAGGGTACGGGTACTGCCCGTGCAGGAAGTATCAAGTCTCCTGTGTTTAGAGGAGGTGGTAGAGTATTTGGACCTCGTCCTCGTGACTATAGTTTTAAGTTAAATAAGAAGCTTAAAAAATTAGCACGCAGAACTGCTTTATCATACAAAGCTAAAGCAGAGAGAGTAACAGTTTTGGAAAACTTCAATTTGGATGCACCTAAAACTAAATCTTTCTTAAATATCCTTCATGCTCTTTCTGTACAGCAAGAGAAGTCCTTGGTAGTGCTGGATAACGTTAGTGCAAATGTCTATCTTTCTTCTCGTAATATACCCAACACGAAAGTGGTAACAGTAGATAAGCTTAATACTTATGAGATTATGAATGCTAATCATCTGATACTTAGTGAAGGCGCTGTAGAAAAAATTGAATCCCTGTTTAACTCAAAAGCTACTGCATAA